The following coding sequences lie in one Phalacrocorax aristotelis chromosome 2, bGulAri2.1, whole genome shotgun sequence genomic window:
- the LOC142053522 gene encoding fatty acid-binding protein, adipocyte, with protein MCDQFVGTWKILSSENFEDYMKELGVGFATRKMAGVAKPSVTISINGDVITIKTESTFKNTEISFKLGEEFDETTADDRKTKNIVTLDNGILKQVQKWDGKETIISRKVVDGNLVVECIMNNVTCKRVYEKA; from the exons ATGTGTGACCAGTTTGTGGGCACCTGGAAGATCCTTTCTAGTGAAAACTTTGAGGACTATATGAAAGAGCTGG GTGTGGGGTTTGCTACCAGGAAAATGGCTGGTGTGGCCAAACCCAGTGTAACTATTAGCATCAATGGTGATGTGATAACCATCAAAACAGAAAGTACCTTCAAAAATACAGAGATATCTTTCAAGCTGGGTGAAGAGTTTGATGAGACCACAGCAgatgacagaaaaacaaag AACATTGTAACCCTAGACAACGGCATACTGAAGCAGGTGCAGAAATGGGATGGAAAAGAGACTATCATAAGCAGAAAAGTGGTGGATGGGAACCTGGTGGTG gaaTGCATCATGAACAATGTTACGTGCAAAAGAGTTTATGAAAAAGCATGA